Proteins from a genomic interval of Lysobacter arenosi:
- a CDS encoding O-antigen ligase family protein — translation MTAAAADTGGAPRTHGWRWAPAWILTYVALWPAPGYAEGVLVLGALAAIIHLAMSRFRGGTKLLSNPAWALTSVLFFAYWTPELVSAIDAIDPARALREAAVDLRYLPFLWLVAAAVAEPRGRRVTFTGLAVILAIWTVDALVQAATGSSPLFSGIDGIKHAISGHGMCTPQELASVDRLSGVLGPCNLKLGPVLASLSPFLLFAGGRRLGTIGWLLAAAALGVVLVLAGSRASWITFAVALALSGWRLLGWKKLAAVFVFGAIAAAVLSTTVPQVRERIDRTTHVLTADVEGVDSALSGRARIWSAAMCMVRDHPFNGVGARGFREAFPHCDPAPGQTAAWGGGPALHAHQIVLEVLSETGLFGLLMWLAGVALAWRAWRFADEQARERARPAMWALAATVFPLNTHLAFYSTFWGGLTLLLAALYAGSLLARE, via the coding sequence ATGACCGCCGCCGCCGCTGACACCGGTGGCGCGCCGCGCACGCACGGCTGGCGCTGGGCGCCGGCCTGGATCCTGACCTACGTCGCCCTGTGGCCGGCACCTGGCTATGCCGAGGGCGTGCTGGTGCTGGGCGCGCTGGCGGCGATCATCCACCTGGCCATGTCGCGTTTCCGCGGTGGCACGAAGCTGCTGAGCAATCCGGCCTGGGCGCTGACCAGCGTGCTGTTCTTCGCCTACTGGACGCCGGAGCTGGTGTCGGCGATCGATGCCATCGACCCCGCGCGCGCGCTCCGCGAAGCCGCGGTTGACCTGCGCTACCTGCCGTTCCTGTGGCTGGTCGCGGCGGCCGTGGCCGAGCCGCGTGGTCGCCGCGTCACCTTCACCGGGCTGGCGGTGATCCTGGCGATCTGGACGGTCGATGCGCTGGTGCAGGCGGCCACCGGCAGCAGTCCGCTGTTCTCGGGCATCGATGGCATCAAGCATGCGATCAGTGGCCACGGCATGTGCACGCCGCAGGAACTGGCCAGCGTCGACCGCCTCAGTGGCGTGCTGGGGCCATGCAACCTCAAGCTCGGCCCGGTGCTGGCGAGCCTGTCGCCATTCCTGCTGTTCGCCGGTGGACGCCGCCTGGGCACGATCGGCTGGCTGCTTGCCGCCGCCGCGCTCGGCGTCGTGCTGGTGCTGGCCGGCTCGCGTGCCTCGTGGATCACCTTCGCCGTCGCGCTGGCACTGTCGGGCTGGCGCCTGCTGGGCTGGAAGAAGCTGGCTGCCGTGTTCGTCTTCGGCGCGATCGCCGCCGCCGTGCTGAGCACGACCGTGCCGCAGGTGCGCGAGCGCATCGACCGCACCACGCACGTGCTGACTGCCGATGTCGAAGGCGTCGACAGTGCCCTGTCCGGGCGCGCCCGGATCTGGAGCGCGGCCATGTGCATGGTGCGCGACCATCCGTTCAACGGCGTTGGCGCGCGCGGTTTCCGCGAGGCCTTTCCGCATTGCGATCCGGCGCCGGGGCAGACCGCTGCGTGGGGCGGCGGACCGGCGCTGCATGCACACCAGATCGTGCTCGAGGTGTTGAGCGAGACCGGACTGTTCGGCCTGCTGATGTGGCTGGCCGGCGTCGCCCTGGCCTGGCGCGCGTGGCGCTTCGCCGACGAGCAGGCGCGCGAGCGCGCACGTCCGGCGATGTGGGCGCTGGCGGCGACGGTATTCCCGCTCAACACCCACCTGGCGTTCTACTCGACGTTCTGGGGTGGGCTGACGCTGTTGCTG
- a CDS encoding zinc-finger domain-containing protein, with protein MTAATAHPTQANAEKRYVVHRGDLPLSCPLPSMALWNSHPRVYLPVEEEGEVQCPYCGSHFVLED; from the coding sequence ATGACCGCAGCCACCGCCCATCCGACCCAGGCCAACGCCGAGAAGCGCTATGTGGTGCATCGCGGCGACCTGCCGCTGAGCTGCCCGCTGCCGTCGATGGCGCTGTGGAATTCGCACCCGCGCGTCTATCTTCCGGTCGAGGAAGAGGGCGAGGTGCAGTGCCCGTACTGCGGCTCGCATTTCGTCCTGGAAGACTGA
- a CDS encoding glycosyltransferase, translated as MRRLTVVQLLPALESGGVERSTLEVAQALVDAGHRAVVVSAGGRLVPRLQALGAEHITLDIGRKSLLTLRHVRTLRALLLREGADIVHARSRLPAWIGVLALRGIPAPQRPHLVTTVHGLNSPSRYSAVMTRGERVICVSQTVRDYVLRHYSDTDAAKLRVIERGIDPAQFPHAPLPDTAARAWAGSLHPALGGSGPLLLLPGRGTRLKGHADALDLLARLRGDGLDARLWLPGAREAGREAYIAELEREAAERGIAGAVAFTQATDAIARAYAASDLVLQLSRKPESFGRTVLEALSVGRPLLGWNHGGVGELLARWQPDGAVAPFDLGALHHRAYELLTHPTAPTARIPDSLRAMQEATLAVYAEFSDDRRRR; from the coding sequence ATGCGTCGACTGACCGTCGTCCAGCTGCTACCGGCGCTGGAATCTGGCGGCGTCGAACGCTCCACGCTCGAGGTCGCGCAGGCGCTGGTCGATGCCGGCCATCGCGCCGTGGTCGTCTCCGCCGGCGGCCGCCTGGTGCCGAGGCTGCAGGCGCTTGGCGCCGAACACATCACCCTCGACATCGGCCGCAAGTCGCTGCTGACCCTGCGCCATGTCCGCACGCTGCGCGCGCTGCTTCTGCGCGAAGGCGCCGACATCGTGCATGCGCGTTCGCGACTGCCGGCCTGGATCGGCGTGCTGGCGCTGCGCGGCATTCCCGCGCCGCAACGTCCGCACCTGGTCACCACCGTCCATGGACTCAATTCGCCATCGCGCTACAGCGCGGTGATGACGCGTGGCGAGCGGGTGATCTGCGTTTCGCAGACGGTGCGCGATTACGTGCTCCGGCATTATTCCGACACTGACGCGGCCAAGCTGCGTGTCATCGAACGAGGCATCGACCCTGCTCAGTTTCCACACGCACCGCTGCCCGACACGGCGGCGCGGGCGTGGGCTGGGTCGCTGCATCCGGCGCTGGGCGGGAGCGGTCCGCTGTTGCTGCTGCCGGGTCGCGGTACGCGATTGAAGGGCCATGCCGACGCGCTCGACCTGCTTGCGCGCCTTCGCGGCGACGGCCTCGATGCGCGGCTGTGGCTGCCCGGTGCGCGCGAAGCCGGCCGCGAGGCCTACATCGCCGAACTCGAGCGCGAGGCGGCCGAGCGTGGCATTGCCGGGGCAGTGGCTTTCACGCAAGCAACCGACGCGATCGCCCGCGCCTACGCCGCCAGCGACCTGGTGCTGCAGCTCTCGCGCAAGCCCGAGTCGTTCGGGCGCACGGTGCTGGAGGCCTTGTCGGTGGGACGGCCGCTGCTGGGCTGGAACCATGGCGGCGTCGGCGAACTGCTGGCGCGCTGGCAGCCCGACGGCGCGGTCGCACCGTTCGACCTGGGTGCGCTGCATCACAGAGCCTACGAACTCCTTACGCATCCAACGGCGCCAACGGCTAGGATTCCCGATTCGCTGCGCGCGATGCAGGAGGCCACGCTTGCCGTCTACGCCGAATTCTCCGATGACCGCCGCCGCCGCTGA